The Epinephelus fuscoguttatus linkage group LG7, E.fuscoguttatus.final_Chr_v1 DNA window TAGTTTATCCACTGGGGGCAACACTTGTTTATATTTGGTTTATGAAATATGAGAGAGTCTCCATAGAAATCACTAGTATCAAATTCAGACCAATCAGAGGCCAGTGTTTGCCCCACTTCCTTACACATGGATGTGGTTCTTTCCTTATTCTGACGTCACATATCACCGGACATATATCAACCCCTCGTGCATTCATACACGGAAAGGCAACAGACTTGTCGTCACATACCGGAAAAATAATGGCAAATACCCCAAACACTGGTGGAGTCTGTAAAAGTACGGAAGACTGCGCCGTTTGCTTGGACAAAATTCAGGAGAAGAAAACGTTAAAGTGTCGTCACTCTTTCTGCTCCGCGTGTATCGACTCTGTTTTCAAGTTTAAACCGGCGTGTCCGATATGCTACACCTACCACGGAGAGTACAAGGGGACCCAGCCGGAGGGCACCATGACGGTGATGCGCAGCTGGCAGACCCTGCCCGGCTTTGAGCACTGCGGCTCTATCGTCATACAGTACAGTTTCCCAGCAGGGATACAAGGGGTGAGACTCACACTTTGAAGATAGAGGCAACATGAGCAGGCTACATATCCACAGAGCTTGTGTCAGTAAAGACTACACCTCTCAGCTGTTTGTGATGTTACATCTTGTCACCAGAGGGCGCTGTTTGTTCAAACATGTCCTGCATGGAAACATTAAGGCATCTGGATTAGGTATGATAAAATGGCCGCCAGTTCAAAGTTTTATTACATGTTCAAAGAGATTTCTTAAAGGGCCAAAAGAAGtaaatcaaagtaaaatatttagCCTGTAAAATCCAGGGAATCCAATATGGAGGTGATTTCAGAGGCGCATCCTCTTGTTGCCATAGAAACCGTGTAGGGAAGGAGGACTAGATGGGCTTGATTTCGCTGTTATTTGCCCACAACTTTTTATAGGAATATACTTCTCAATCTAAGTGACAGCAATATTCCTAAAGTTATCTGGTAATTGCTGAATTTGATTAACATGTTAAAAGGGcacattaaagttttttttatactgacaaataacaaatataaaaacccTGACGAAGACAGTCTAGTCGAAACGTTGGtacttgaataaaagaaaatatttttgcatcaAGTCTTAGAGTGTGCGCCTgacatcttttttcaaatttgtattTTCAGCAACTCTCCAACCCTGGTGTgcgctcctcctctctcttcaaaTAGAACAAATATACAATAACTCGAAACCAAAGACTTTCTAAAGTCTGATAACTTTCAACTGGAGCTGCAACTAATGACTGTTTATTATtaaaaaggtccagtgtggattTATATAccttaataaaaatgttttctttaatgtaaaatacttgaaaataagaattgctgtgttttccttaccttagCATGAGCTGTTAATATAGTTGGTGCAAGATGTCTACAGAACAAGGCCTTGAAaatcattaaatagtcttaaatttgaatttgtgaggtcttaactaccacaaacattttatctaatttcatttatccattatTTAAAATTCTTTTTATGAAAATGGGTGAAGCCTTTCTATGTTAAAGTCTACACttctaatgttacaaatctttaaactaTAATACTGccattttatttcatacttgcactcacctgttggcaaaatgtagactgacctaactcactctaataaccatattcctacataacgCTTGACTCTGTGCAAGACCATGTACGACTTGCCTGCAATGCTTACCTGCGATgtttaaataagtaaaacatgatttgtgtcAAAAATCAGTTCAgggaggacccaaatgcagagcagcagacagGTGGCAGTTATAACAAAAAGGCAGCTTTAATGCATCTGATAAAAAACATCCAGAGCAGGCAAATGACTAAAAGTCCAAATGAAAGTAgaacaaaaactaaactgaaaagcAACCGGGATAATACGATGaactcaggtaaaaaaaaaatccaaacagaacACCAGGCATGAAACAGAGCAGGGACCAACACCAAGAACATAGGGATGAGCACAGGGATGAATGcagaacaaagggaaacactcAGAtacatatacacagaaaactaatcacaagaacaagacacagATAGAGTAGGAGGACAcaggcaaaaggagggaaatggggattggCTAACAACAAGAGTGTGATGGGGAACACTAGGATGGagtaatacagaacaggtgtgaagggaagactcagggatcagggaaggactaacgagacaggtgtgacagaaaacaggcaggaAAACACAAGACAGGAAGCAAAACCAGACCTGACACTTGGagaaaatctacaaaataaaacaggaagcagatcagacatgaatgaataacacgaaacaaggaacacaaacagaaaatttaaaaacaaagtcaatAGGATAACAGAATATCAAcaaaaacccaggatcatgacaatTTGTCAGAAAAACTGGACACCCTGTAATGGGCCCttgtccacagagtccaccatgttcgCTATGAAATGTCAAATAATTGTGAAAAAGTGTCCATTCGAGCTTCCCTGAGCCCACAATGATGtcctcaaatatattttttttttcgtctAATTGTTCTGTCGCATTGATTGATTGCCTTATCTTTTCAGCTCTACTCTTAACCCCTCAAATGTGTGTCAAAAGTTGTATTTGCAGTCCATTTTAGAGCATATTTTAACCAGCAAACATCACTGcagaaacagtgtgtgtgtctgtttgtctatgacagacagacacacagacccgTCATGACATAGATGTGTTTATGAAGGGTCAGACTGGAGAAATAGACCAAAGCAAATACTGAAAACATGCATTGTTTTTCATCTTGGATGTACTAGAAAGAAAAATCCATCACCAGCAGCCCTGTGTTCAAAATGTTCTACAGGTCAGGATATAaagggaggaggtgtgtgtgtgtaggagaggGACAGCAAGAGAGAGGGGTCAATATTTTTGGATGTTGTGCAACACTGAATGCATCTTAAAGTCTCTGTTGTAAAAGATGATGCTTTCTGGGAATATTTCTGCCTCTTGGTGTTAGTAGAAGTCAGTCTTTTTCTTACAAACTGTGACAGCAGAAACAACCCCACATGTGTCTGATAGGGAGATGTTAGAATGAGCTTTACCTCCTCATCTGTAACACAGATATCATACAACAAGATGCATCATGAAACTTGTTTTTCCATAATTCCTAAAAGCAGGATTTAAGCATTATCAGAAATGGGCCACAATTGTTGATCAGTGTTACATATGAGCTGTTTATCATGTTACAGCCTCAACACCCAAACCCTGGAGTGAGATACAGCGGCACCTCTCGGACTGCTTTCCTGCCAGCCACAGAGGAGGGCGAGAAAGTCCTAAAGCTGCTGAAGAAAGCCTTCGACAGGAGACTCATCTTCACCGTAGGACGATCTGTCACCACAGGCCTCAACAACGTCATCACCTGGAATGACATTCATCACAAGACCAACATGGCGGGTGGTCCACAATGGTATGCATATCACTGCTGTATAATAACGCCTTTTTTACACCCATATACAGTGGTGTTGTGTTAGTtaatgaggtgggtgtactactaggtagatgggtaggttacagaggaggaagtgggtatactcctATATATTCCGAtgttttttggctgataggaGGGTATACTAcaaatggccagaaaaagaggtgtgTGTATTCCAGATACCTGCATAACATAACATTACTTAACTTAGCTGCTGCCATATAATGAAGAAAAgaaatttcatttttatgtgatttggTATGTTTCtcttactagtccatacccattgagtgcatagttggcccacgtacagtttcacatggtgtgtgtttggcatacaggtcataggaaattgcagattaaatagtcaactgaacccattaagaagagcaatgtattcagacagagtttttgtgaatttgatagtacgattctttattgaaagtacagtagtaccattgccaatagtggcatagttagtgggctaaaactgtacattagtagctGAGGTAGCActttgaaaggcagatagttaaagtgtttatatgttgtattgtcttaaaagtggggcgcactggtagaatgactgactgacagaatgacacactgacagtttccgtgattatgtacagcataccataccatgacttagtcataccaaaaaaacaggagaaaaaaaacaacaacattcagccacagggggagccacagtgatcagttgcattttagccatttttaagcatttttctgttgttatagtgccacccagtTGAGAAttagggaactttagatattggtccctagattatgttcaccgagtttcatgcagatcggtcaaacttcctaggaagagatcactttgaagtgtttttcaaaaaattcaaaatggcagaaaatctatataactggaagttatgggttcttggcAGGCTTTGTCATAGTGTGCATAGTTGTGCGGACTATAATGTGgcactgaatatgtttgtagACTTGtggaagaagaacaagaaaCTATTTTCAAGGCAAGCCGAGGGTAACCAGTTGTCTCAGGTCAgcccaaatcaaaatgttacctgGATGCTGACGTAATTTACTAATACCTGAGGAAAGCCTTGCTCTCTGTGAGTCTCAGTGGCTCACACAGGTAGGACATGCGGTTTGTGTTATATTGTCTTTTTGTTGACGTGAAATCGAGTCCAGCTTGAAGCAAATTTGTGTATAtcatattttctttactttctttttttaatgtcgtTGGTACGTAGTGCTCACTTACAGAAGCATATTCACTGTGGTAGATGTGGGCTGTGACTTTAAAATTGCCAGTAaaatgttgtgtatgtttgtgacgAATCTGCTGATGGAGGCGCAGCACATCTGCAGCTGTTTGGTAAGGAAACCAGTTAAATTGGAAACCAGTAGGGACATAACACTGGCCTCTATGCTGTAAGTCGCTGGCGATCCACCCCATATCTGCTCGCATAACTTGAAAAATATCCGAACCACACGTCTGTGGCCACTCTGCCGTCCAGAGTCCACGGTATGTCTGTATTTTCCTTGGATGGCTTTTAGCTCTGAGGTCACCTGGGCTTTGGTAATGGAGTCTTTCTTTTGCAGGAACTCCTTTTCTCCTGCAGTTTCACTCGAAGGATACTGCTGGAGAAATGCCACCAAGATATCCGCATATTTTGACTGGCATGATTCCCAGTCAACATTTTCTTGAAATTTTGATGCCTTATAGTGCAAGGTCACTTCatcgtccgtccagacaaagttatcgccattgtgtcttctttgttttggtttgtaatcaccgcgtTGTAGAGGAAAGCGCTTCAGCGCAGGCACGTGGCGTCATGCcttggtgttgctttgcaaatttacaatgccacccattggcctggcgtgcatactacaacattcccagtagattttgcggttTTGTGTGAACGGGGATCatttcaataacgtcgtcatataaacgcagaagtgttttaaaacacaaaggacagacttttccgatTTTAGAGAAACcattgtcgtctaaacagggcctgaGATGATTTTCTGCGCTTGTTTATTTATAGTTTGTTGAAAAATATATCTTGAAGACTGGGATGTTGGCAGACTCCCATAATCTTCATGGCTGATTTTACTAGTCTGTGAATTTGGGCCTTGGCCTGGACTGTCAAATTTCCTAACCATTCAGAAATCCCATAGCGCAGTAGGCTTTCCATCACAGCATGATAGAAAAGTTGCACTTCCTGGGTCACACTAAAGGTTTTCAGCCTTCTCAGGAAGTGCAGCCTCTGCTGTACTTTAGTACAGATGACAGTAAGCTAaactaagttaaaaaaaagtttcagattCTTTGTTGGCGTATAATAGCCGTTTTTCCATTAACAAATACACATGAGAAAGACAAatcaggaaacaaacaaacaaacaaacccaaaaaaaaactgtctgacTCCACACCCACAGGCTTGATATGGTAGAAATTGCACTCTTGtttacaattaaaaaacagaaaaaagtcaAGTAAAGTATGAGGTTCAACTAAATGCTAACAAAGACTTATAACACTAAGTTAGACAATAAGAGCGCAGGAGGAGTTTCCACTTTAAACCTCCAGCCTCGGGGTGTAATGATGGTAGTTAGGCCCAAAAAGAGCCCCATGTTTTCATACGTTTCTGTTTTCTTCCTCACACTGTATAAAATCTTCTCCCGTTTACTATAGGATGTTAATTAATTTAACCATCACCTCTGTGAAAGAGGAAGTTCAGATTTACACTTTTGCAAAACACGCTTTGttacagctgtgcctgtgagtAATATGAAGCAATTCCAAAGCATATTAAGAAactaacaaataataataataatgataataataacctTCCTCATCCAGGTTTTACATCCCCAGCAATTAGGGGAGGCATTCTGTTATATTTTTTATGAGTCTATGGAATTTGATAACTTATATTGAAGATATTAAATTGTATTTAAGTATGTTAAATTGAGATTTATACAGTTTGTGGAATTTCAACAATATTGGACCTACTAACATCATCATAATTACATTCAACATATAATTCCCATTTACTTAGTTTTTAATCTATCGATTGATAAGTTACTGTTTACAGTTAAAGCAAAGTTGTTATCCTTGTTCCAGAGATGTACCTGCTACATTTTGATATGTGTCTTTATCCATTCCAGTTTTGGGTATCCAGATCCAGATTATTTGTCCAGGGTTCAAGAGGAGCTTCGTCTTAAAGGAGTGACACTAGATGACTGATGGATGAAGACAATCAGAGGATGTCCTTCAAATACATTTGACTCTTTGTATGGTTACAAAGTCTCTGATTTCCAGTTTGCACTTTTTGCACTCCTCAAGCAGGGATCGTCATCACTGACGCTATGAGATGTTTTTAGTCTATGAAGGGGATACATGGAACTATTGTTTAGAGATGTGAAGGTCGGTGGCTTTTCCcaaagagttttttttaactgccaACTGactatgcaaaaaaaaaaaaacaacacaaaaaagctCTGAACACAGTCTGTGCAGCATGTGTGCCAACAAAACAAAGATTACATTGCAGTTGGTTAGTAAAAGAGTTATTTAGTACTACCGATCATCAGAGTTCATTAAGGTATATATCTTTCAACTTTGGATCACAGGTCTGGAGCCTAAAAGCAACATAGGAGGCAGAACAGGTGGTAAAAACACATCATCTGTGAAATGCATAGATAAAGATTCCTAGGAATATGAGAGatgataatatatatatatatatggcattGTCATAGGTAGTGTATTGTATGCAAAGGATAATCTCTTATTCTCAACAAATCTGAATCATTCCTATAATCACTGTGTAGCCAAAGCCTATATAAGATATAGCTAACTGTGCTGTGGACCCCCATTGTTGTCCAGAACCCTAATATAACCAcaggtgacatgttccttcattacaaTGGACATGGGcattgtagtttgttttaaGCTGATTCACATACACCGTCCTGCTGCTGTTAATATTCAGTAATGCACCAGATCTGTGGCTGAAAATAGACTCCAACAAAAGCAGTATTTACTaatgttttaataataaaaattaatattcgTCTCATATGCTTACGTCTTTATTAGGATTAAACAGGTTCAGGGATGAGTGACACAGACGGGGAAGTCAGAAAGTACTGAGATGTCGGTTTTGGTCCTTTCAAGGGATATGTTGACACTAACTCAACTCTGAACTCAACTTTAattatatagcaccttttatACAACATGCAGTCCAGAGTGCTTCACAGAGCAGGATTAAAACAGCACAGACAAAAAAGTCAgaacaataaaaatagacaaCAGTCAGTAGAATTTTGCAAGACTAAAATTTacgacaataaacaaaatacaagggataaaaaaacagtagaaagaCCAGACTTAAAAACTGAGGCAACAAATGTTGGTGCACCTTAAGTAAAAGCTAGTCTTAAGGTGTCTATTTAAAAATGTCCGTGCCTCACATCCTCAAGCAGACTGTTGCAGAAACTAGGGTCACAGAGGCTAAATGCTGACTCCCTATGCATTTCTTTTGAGATCCTTGGGAGCCTTAGTAGGAGGCCAGCTGCAGAGGGCCCTGGAGACCTGCTAGGTACATATCTAAAAAGCATGTCTGAGTGATAGACTGGTGTCAGGCCATTCAGTGATTTTTAAACTACTTAGAGAACCTAAAAATACATTGTCCCCGTCTGTCAGTACTTGTGTCGCTGCTTTCTGAGCATGTTGTATGTGACAGCAGCTTATATAGACATAAAGAAAATCATTACTCTTATCATAAAGCACCTTTAATATCATGTTAATTAACATTGTGCCTTTCTATCACACCAGTCAGCACACTTGTGGCAGACCAAAGGAGTGTCAGGAGCGATCTCAAGTCCAGTCATGTAGCTATCAAACTCTTTTGGTCCAAAAGcatctttgatatttttcagtCCTGCCTCTTGCCTGTCTGCTCCACTAGAGGGTGATGCTCTCCTCAAAGAAGACTGTGTGATGGTGTCTGCTTGGTATGCAGCTGTATCATCATCACAAACCCACAGTCCCGCAGCACCTCCCAAACCTCATCGCCCAAAGtcagtgagaggagcagagctatAGTTGATGAGTCATGTGTTTCTATGGTGCTCGGGGCAGTTTTAGCAGCAGCGTATGTACGACAGAGGGAACTGTTATCACCATGTGTTTGACCACATTGAACTGATTGTTTTAAGGTTTCTGATTGCTGTGAATATACTATTATACAGACAGTGTACCCTAAAAtcaaatacacatatttttcctcttacctgtattCTGCTTATCAGTCtaagttgttttggtgtgagctgccgagcattggagatatcggctgtagacgCCTTATCTCcagtgtaatggaactagatggcacttagcttgtgatgctcaaagcaccaaaaagaacatttaactcaacagcaatgtctctttctgtatcactgtgcagaagggagtgtgcatctactcatggacaagtgtcttgtgctcatgacagtgtgagatgcaaacattaatggtgtcctccttggctaagctgtaacattagctagctcagtggtgctaggtgagctaacagtagatgcacactcccttctgcgcagtgatacaggtggttggtgtagtttggtaaaaagaaaatagttcctacatgaaactgctcacaacaaggtctgtggattatcttgaataactgggtcatgatttctggaaagagacattgctgttgagtttttcagatgttttttttttttttccactttaccacaagccgagtgccatctagttccattatattcaagagaaggcagacatctctacggccaatacctccaacacttggcagctcatgccaaaacaatgtagactaataaatagcactacaggtaagaggacaaataCTGCATGTAAGCCCCATTTATGCTTTtcaggtgaactgtccctttaaagatgaGTCGTTGTATGGACACAGACAAACCCTGATTCAATTTAAAGGTTAATAAAGACAAAAGAATTCAAGGGTCATCTATTGTTGAACTGAAAGTTACTGTAAACGCCTGAAAAGTGTCCGAGCCATCACCCACACAAATAAACCTAAAACACTGCAAACCGAGCAGGAGACACAAGCTCTGTTTTTGCTTTTCACTACAGGCTCTCTGAGCAGCATCTATTTAACTAAGTTACAGCTGAATATAAATTAATATCCAGCTGATCTTCTCAGGAGCAACAGAGTTACAGGATGAGGAAACACCTTTAACCTATATTTCTATATCAGAGAGAGTGCATACGTAACAAGGTGGAGCTACGGAGTTCAGCTCTTTAGCGCTCTGGTGTTTAGCGGCTGGGGGCATTTCTGTGGCCTAGGATCTCAGGGCATCTGCTGCTCTCACAAAGTAGACCAGGACCCATCTGGTCAAATGTaccctcccacccccaccttCGCCTTATCGCCTTTTCTCCCATAATTCATCAGTCTAGTCCATCCATTTCTCATTATCATCCCTTTTCCTCTCTTGTCGCATCATATTATCATTTTCCATTAAATGTctgttatttatgtttttttttatttgccaaTTATTTCCCTTTCTGCTGTAGTGTGTAAATGTCTGATACAACTTCATGAACATGTCATcacatatttgtatattttgttgtgaattattattatgttgTAGACCTTTCAACAGAGGAGTGATTTACAGTGATGGACTGGAAAATTGGCTTGCTAAGCAGTGGAGCAGAttgtgataaaaaaagaaaagtggaaCACTGAACATACctaacacacagagagaggtagTGCGGAAATGTAACCTACTTTTGAACATAAGATATTTCATGTGAAAGGCTAAAGACGGTTTCTGTAAAAAGACCCATCTGACTGTATTTCTTCAGGCATTATTGTTGTCCTGATTAAACTTAAACAAAAAGGCATGGACTCAGTATTTTGTTTGCACTCTCACTTATAAACTTTGGGTCCAGAATTTACATTAAACTGAACGGCTCTTTGCCCTTCTCTGCAGGTGTTTCCCCTCCCTGTCATTGTCCATCTGGACATCTGGGAACAGGGGCAAAGAATCACAGAAATATACCCAGAGATATAAATATGCATCAAAGATTATGCAGAGCAATATTGTGGGTGGATTAAACATGCATCAATGTAAATAGCCAGTGACAACCTTGCCCTATAAAATGGATTGATGACAGTGAAAATAAGCTCTCTGTATGGATTAAAACCAATATATCTGTGGCTGCTCGCGTTCATTCCCATCAAACGTCGCTTTGCTCCGTTGTGGTTGGATGACTTGAATATTCTCCCTGTCAGGCGCTGAAAATAGCACCAAGGCTTTGGTGATTTCGTGTTTCTGGGTGTGACTAGACGGCCGCTCAGGAGGGGCTCCCAGGAAACACACAGACGTGCATACCCATCAGACGGGAGATGTGCAGTGTTTCCTGTACTAGAGATGATAAGAAAATCATTATGTGACAATGCAGAGCTGTTGTTCTCGCCCCCTCTCCCCACTGTGCTCCTTAATTAGAGTGTCTCTGGCTGTGGGGAGAACCCTGGCACATCGCCTGCcttcctgcctgcctgcctgcctcctcatcctctgGTGCTAGAGCTACCCAATCACAGATATACCTGTCTATCTATGTGCAGGGTGCGCTACTCTTTGTCTCCCTTCACTGTAATGAGGATCAGCTCCACCAGACATAGCCTACTTTTGCATACCTTTGAAGGTatgctttttatatatatatttcttaaCCCAGTTTCCTCTTTTAATGCCAAATTTGAGAGATAAATGTTCTCTGTCTTGCCTGATTTAAAAGCATCTATATGGGACAAATGAGGATATTTCAGGCTGTGTTTATATGTTAGGTAAATGGACaggaggaggctgaggaggcatctgtctccacacacactctttgtGTGACAGAATGTCAGCCCACACCGCCGACATGCTCATTCACTGAGCCTAAGGCTGTTTGCTTAAGAACAGCAAAGTAAAGGTGGGTGTGTGGGTGCTTGTGCTTCTGTGGCTTTTGTCTGTGTGCCCTTGACTGCATCTGTGCATACTGTATGTACGGATATGCACCAGTgaatacttgtgtgtgtgtgtgtgtgtgtgtgtgtctttatcgAGGCAGTTTCTCACATTCTGTTCTCTGATTCATAGCCGGGGCTACACGGCTTTTTGTCTGCCTGATTTAGCAGAACAGACCCTCTGCTTTTCTTAGTAATGCTGACAGATTTACTGACTTACCTCACAGTCAGGACACAACAGCAGAGCTGGCAACTATTGGGGTCTTTGGCTGAGATGTCAGCATCACAGATTGAAGGCTCTGCTCAAGCTGTTCTTCATTAGCGACAGCCGAGTTTCTCCCTGATATGAGAATAGCAACGCCATTATCTGTCACCGTGAGAGGGATTAAAATAATGTCCAGTAATTACCCCTCCAAACTTAAACCAGGACCACTGTTGTTATCAGTTGTTTATCACGCTCATGTAAGCGTTTTTGTTCATACACCCAACCTGATCGTTTCATTCCTGTGAAACTGCAGTAACAGGCTGTGCAGCTACATGAAAATGTTCAACAAAAGATGAGTGAAATCCAAAGCGAATACAATCTTTACAAATGTTTTCTGGGTGCACTGAGGAATGCCAAACTCCTTTGTTGTCTTGTCCTGTCTGCATCCTCAGCCTTGGCCAGCCACTCTCAGACTGCCTCATGTAAGAGCAATTAGCTGTGGCTGTCATGGCAACTAGCATGACCTTTCTGTCACTTTACAAACGAGAATCTCAACCAAGGCCTGTCGTTCTTCTGAACAACTGTAGCAGCTGTCTGGAGCTCTTTTCACATTAGTggaaaaatgtttcttttcatgACAAAAATCAGACTGAGGTTGGCAGAGATGTGTCTCAGTGAGGACTCTGGACACATCATGTCTCAGCGGGTACTCAGTGTTGGgaggttacttttgaaaagtAATAGTTACTAGTTGCcctattaaaaatgtattaagtaGCTATTTTAATCGCtaaatcaaagtaatgtaaattgattacttttctaacaaatgttttaaaggtatactttgcaggattttcctaCAAAACAATGTGTGGGTTCATACAGATGTAACTCCTCCCAATCATCACTTATAACCCACTgtaagtgtgtggtggtggtgtatttttctgcagagactctacatgtatttccttattttctaCTTATCTCCATGATTGGGATGTTTATGGGTGGGtacccccacagtgctcaggtgaggtcagggctttatgaAAGGTAGCGACTGGaagccagactgtaagcagcagacacagtgctgaaaaaaaaaaaaaaagcaaatttaacgagatgaaacacaaaataagagtgaatctggggttggctttcacttttatCTTTACTTGCAAGCATGTTtgcaaacagtaaccaacaatcccGCATGGTATACCTATAACTAGGTAATTAAGCTGGAAAATTGCTGGGAAATAGGCCACAACAAAAGAAGGCATCCTGCATggtgaaaagatgcaaagcaacag harbors:
- the LOC125891699 gene encoding probable E3 ubiquitin-protein ligase DTX3, with translation MANTPNTGGVCKSTEDCAVCLDKIQEKKTLKCRHSFCSACIDSVFKFKPACPICYTYHGEYKGTQPEGTMTVMRSWQTLPGFEHCGSIVIQYSFPAGIQGPQHPNPGVRYSGTSRTAFLPATEEGEKVLKLLKKAFDRRLIFTVGRSVTTGLNNVITWNDIHHKTNMAGGPQCFGYPDPDYLSRVQEELRLKGVTLDD